The DNA sequence TGTCGCTGCCGAACTGGCTGCCGCGGCTGAACACGTCGTCCTGCGCGTCGGTCAGCCCGACCAGCGTGGCCCGCAGGCGCGGCACGGCCTCGCGCGGCCGGTCGAGGTCGATGTCCAGATCGTGCAGCAGGCAGGACAGCGCCGACTGCCCGTCCAGCACCGAGACGATGTGGTCGCGGGCCTCGTCCACCTGGCGCACCGGCCCGATCGGCTGGCAGCCCTGCGACACCCGCGACAGCAGCCCGACCTCGCGCGTGAACGCCACGCCGGAGACCCCGCCCTCGTAGACCCCGGACAGCGCGGCCGATCCCACCGCCACGGCCGGTGCACAGAACTGCACGCTGCGCCCGCGCGAGGCCATCAGCCCGCCGAACAGGTAGCCGCTGGCGGTGCGCTGCGACAGCTCGACGATCAGCTCGCCCATGTCGGGCGTGTGGCCGTCGCCGTGCACCAGCGCGGTGTGGACATCGCTGCGCACCAGCGGCCGCTCGCCGCTGTACAGCTCGAAGCTGCCCGGCGGCAGATCGGCCAGCATCAGCACCAGCGCGGGCTCGTCGAAGTACTCGACCCCGCTGACCGCCACGCCGACACCCACCCCGCCGGCCCACGACACCCGTGGCCAGCGCTGGCGCAGCTCGGCCAGCAGCGCGTCGGCCTGCGGCGCGTAGTGGTCGGTGATGTAGACCAGCCCGAGCGTGAAGTCCGCAGGAGCGTCTGCGGGCGGGGACAGCGATGCCCGCTGGGCATCGATCTGGGCCGCCACCAGCGCCAGCGCCATGTGCGCGTCGGGATGGGTGGCGTGTGCGGTGAGAAAGGTGTGCATGGATCAGCGGTCGAGGCGCGGCAACGCCTGCTCAGCCCTTGGCGGACTTGCGGGCGGGCGCCTTCCTGGCCGGCGCCTTCTTGGCGGCAGCGGCCGGAGCAGGGGCAGGCGGCGGGGCCGATGGTTTCGGAGCCGTCTTGCGGGCTGGCGCCTTGCTAGCAGGCTTCGCAGCCGCCACCGTCTCCGACGCGGTGTTCACCGCACCCTTGACCGCCTCGGCCATCGCCTCGGACGCACGGGCCTGCGCCTGGGCAGCCGCCTCGGTCGTGGCCTTGAGCGCCTCGGCAGCGCGGGCCTGCGCCTCGTTCGTGGCTTCAGAGGTCGCCTGCATGGCCTGCGTGGCCAGCTGCGTGAACTGCTGGGTCAGCGCGCCCCACCACTGCATCGGGTCGACCGCACCAGCAGCCCCGGCCTCCGCAGCGGCAGATTCCGGTGCGGGTGCTGCTGCCGGAGCGGCTGCCGGCGCAGGGGCCGACGCAGCAGCAGGAGCCGCCGACTGGAACATGTCGGCCATCGACCGCACCTTGAGCGCCTCGCCGAGATCGCCCATCTGCACGTTCATGGTCTTGAGCGTGCCCAGCGTCATGCGCTGCACTTCGAGCGCCTGCACGGTGGTGCCGATCATGCGGGCGTTCTGGTCGAGCCAGAACTGCACCGTGCGCAGCTCGCTGATGCGGCGGTCCAGTTCCTCCGGGTCGAGCGTCGGCGCGACCCACTGACCGATGCTGGGCAGCGTCTGCCCGGCGTTCTTGACCAGCCCCTGCAGGAACTCGAAGCCAGGAACGAACTTGCTGAACGTGTCGGTGAAGGAAGGGGTGTCGGACATCTTGTTTGCCTCGGGATCTTGGTCGGTGGTACGGGATGGCAGTCGTGCGCTGCCAGCCCATTGTGCCGAGCGATCCCTGCAGTGTCACTGACGATCGAGCGGGATGTAGCGCACGCTGAACCCGCGGCGCGCC is a window from the Sphaerotilus montanus genome containing:
- a CDS encoding FIST signal transduction protein → MHTFLTAHATHPDAHMALALVAAQIDAQRASLSPPADAPADFTLGLVYITDHYAPQADALLAELRQRWPRVSWAGGVGVGVAVSGVEYFDEPALVLMLADLPPGSFELYSGERPLVRSDVHTALVHGDGHTPDMGELIVELSQRTASGYLFGGLMASRGRSVQFCAPAVAVGSAALSGVYEGGVSGVAFTREVGLLSRVSQGCQPIGPVRQVDEARDHIVSVLDGQSALSCLLHDLDIDLDRPREAVPRLRATLVGLTDAQDDVFSRGSQFGSDTRVRHLIGLDPMHHAVAVAAQVEPGMKLTFCARNPEAARRDLMRICAEIREELSPDPDDGGAPARRIAGAVYVSCSGRGGPHFGGPSAELQIVRHALGDVPLVGFFAGGEIARHHLYGYTAVLTVFLHS
- a CDS encoding PhaM family polyhydroxyalkanoate granule multifunctional regulatory protein — translated: MSDTPSFTDTFSKFVPGFEFLQGLVKNAGQTLPSIGQWVAPTLDPEELDRRISELRTVQFWLDQNARMIGTTVQALEVQRMTLGTLKTMNVQMGDLGEALKVRSMADMFQSAAPAAASAPAPAAAPAAAPAPESAAAEAGAAGAVDPMQWWGALTQQFTQLATQAMQATSEATNEAQARAAEALKATTEAAAQAQARASEAMAEAVKGAVNTASETVAAAKPASKAPARKTAPKPSAPPPAPAPAAAAKKAPARKAPARKSAKG